From the Lathyrus oleraceus cultivar Zhongwan6 chromosome 3, CAAS_Psat_ZW6_1.0, whole genome shotgun sequence genome, the window CATGAAATAATTTTAGAGGGATCTACAATAGTATCACAACAACAGTTGCGACTCAATTTTCCCACATTATATCGTAAAGTTTGTCCACTCTTACCATTGTTTATTTGTAATTTTTAACAGTCTTTCTTATTATCTGGAACTCAAAATCAACCATCATTATTATCTGGATTCAGCAAGAATATTCTAGAGGCTGCTTTCAATGTAAGCATGCAACACACACATCCTTTATTCGTTTTTCATGTACTAGTTTGGTTTCTTTATGTAAATATTCACTTTGTCCTTTTATATACTGTTCAAAATATAAAGACCAATTACGAGGAGATAGAAAAGGTTCTTTTAGAACAACAGGAACAAGAGCCACAACACAGAAGTCTTAAGGATAGGAGACAAGAGATCAACGAAGAAAATGTAATAGTCAAAGTATCAAGGGAACAAATTGAGGAATTGAGCAAAAATGCAAAGTCCAGTTCCAAAAAAAGTGTATCATCAGAATCTGGACCATTCAACTTGAGAAGTCGCAATCCTATCTATTCTAACAAGTTTGGCAAATTCTTTGAGATCACCCCAGAGAAAAATCAACAACTTCAAGACTTGGACATATTTGTCAATTCTGTGGATATTAAGGAGGTATAACAAAATTATTTTATAACATATGCAAATAAACTAGAcaataaattatatattattattaagTAAAAAGATACTTATAATCATTTTAACATAATTTAAGGGGATTTGAATTTTGTTTCTTTAAAATTATAAGAAGAAACTCATATCACTAAGTTTACATCTCATTGACAACAAATTTGTAAATTTAATATCATGTTCTATTTAGAGAATTGAGAGCTACAGCTAAAAAAATATTCAAATTTAATTTTAGGGATCTTTATTGTTGCCAAACTACAATTCAAGAGCAATTGTGATAGTAACTGTTACCGAAGGAAAAGGAGATTTTGAACTTGTGGGTCAAAGAAATGAGAACCAGGGAAAAGAAAATGACAAGGAAGAGGAACAAGAAGAAGAGACAAGCAAACAAGTGCAACTGTATAGAGCTAAGTTGTCTCCAGGTGATGTTTTTGTGATTCCAGCAGGTCACCCCGTTGCCATAAATGCCTCCTCAGATCTCAATCTGATTGGATTTGGTATCAATGCCGAGAACAACGAGAGAAACTTCCTTGCAGGTATATTATATTCTTATTTAGCCTCTTTGTAAAAATTGTAATCGTGTTCTTACACTTGATCGCCGCTTTCattttatataatatttttattcattgataaaaaaattaatataatatttaaacTAAAAAACGGACATAGGAACACATATATTTTTTCTAAAAAGTGATAAATTAGGAGGAATATATGGAACCAAAACCATAATTGAAATAAACTAGATGTAgaatatattaattttttttttatttttttttatgtgtgtggtAATATGTTTTCTTCTATTTGAATAAATGAGGAAATAAATTAATTAAGTAATAATTTTTTGGGTGATTGCAAATTTGAAGGTGAGGAAGACAATGTCATAAGTCAAGTAGAAAGACCAGTTAAAGAGCTTGCATTTCCTGGATCTTCTCATGAGGTTGATAGGCTCCTAAAGAATCAAAAACAATCTTATTTTGCAAATGCTCAGCCTCTGCAAAGAGAGTAAAGAAACCATCAAATAAGGGATCATCTATCTTCAATTCTGGATGCTTTTAATAAGTTATAAAATACTATGCATGTATGCTATAAAGAGTTATAGCTCATAGTGAGCAAAGGATGAAATGTCATTCTCTTGTAACTATAACTCGAGTTTCACTTTTCTACTATGAATAAATAAACCAAGAATAAGTTTTGTATCTCGCGAATAAATAAACCAAGAATAAGTTTTGTATCTCGCCTAACCTACTATGCTTTTCTTATGGAATATATACTACTCCTCTATGCTACTACCCCTCTATGCTACTTACTATAGATGATTTAATCATACATAAACGATGCATTATATATTTAATTATATCTATTTTATCATAATTAATTTGATAGTCGAAATAAAAATGTTGGCATGTGAGTGTTTTAAAAACTCCTTcaaaattttatattttttttcacTATGTTAAATAATTTGTTAATTTTTCAAAACTCTCTAATTTTTAAATAGAATTTATGCTTATAAGTTGCACGCGTAAATCTAATTCTATAgtaataaattaaaaataaatgtaTATGAATAATCAATTATTTTACGCATAAATATCAATTGATAAATAATTTTGACAAGTGTTCTATTTTTTCACGTTGTCTTTAAAACATAATCTTAATTAGATATCTATTGTTTCTTACAAGTACAAATCCCTCATATATAAAATTAGAAAGAAAAGAAGCATGTGAGAAAATTTCCATATCATACCAACACATCCTGATCAGTATTATAAAGATTATGTCACCTGCTCAGATGATgtcaataaatttaattaaaGTACATTTGATCGTGTGATTATCGAAATAAAATGTTGGCATGTCAGTATTTTAAAAATACCCTTAAATGTTTAATATATTTACATAATTTAAAGTAGTTTGTTAATTTTATGAAACTCTCTAATTTTTAAAGATAATGTATGCTTAGAAGAAGCATGCGTAAATCTCATTCTATAGTAATATTTTAATGATAAATGTATACAAATAATCAATTATTTTACgcataaaaattaattaataaataattttgaGATTTAAAAAATCTTTTGGTCCCTGTAAGTTAGTGAGTTTTTTATTTTGGTTCctataatttatttatttttgtatgAGTCCCTATATCTCACTTTTGTGTTGGTTTTAGTCCCTAAATATAAAATCCGCAGGAAACCTGCGGATTTTGACTTTAGGGACTAAAACCAACACAAAAAGTGAGATATAGGGACACagacaaaaataaataaattacaGGGGTCAAAACCAAAAATTCGCTAACTTACAGGGACCAACAGACTATTTTAGCGTAATTTTGACTAGTGCTCCATTTTTTTACATTGTCTTTAAGTCACTCTTAATTTGATATCGATTGTTTCTTACAAGTGCAATACctcataaaaaaaattaaaaagaaaagaagCATGTGAGAAAATTGTCATATCATACCAACACATCCTGACAAGTGATGTAAAGATTATGTCATCTTCTTAGGGGATCAGTCCAATAAGTTCAATTAGAAACTTTTACGCTTACCATGGATCACTTTAATAGATGATATATATCTTGAGGATCCTCTCCTTTCACTCACTCCTCTTAAAACACTTAAGACTGTGCCACTATTGTCAACCTTTCAAAACTTTCATATTGGTTATCTCTTTGGTTCTTATAGCAAATTGAACCTCCTCCAATGTAATAGAGTCTTCCTTAcgataaataaataaataaagggGACCTTTAAAGGTTTAAAATATATGGAAAATGAGACGTTCAATAGTGCAAACttattttcatcatcaaacttcacCCCAATGCTTTGCATAGTATATATAAAAAAAGCTACAAGTGAAAAATATTAGAGTGTTGTTTTAGAAAACTTTCTACATAATAGATAATTTATTCAACTCTTCATTGTGTAAGTGTTAGTATTATAATTCTGGTAGAAAATAATTTTAGGTAAAAGATTATTAATCGTGAGTATAGATCAAGAACCATATTTCTACGATTGTATTTCTctattcattttaatttcatatTCCAACAAAAATAATTACGATAACAATGGCCTATAGTGATTATTTTTTGTGCGTTTGACAAAACTCTAGTGTTTTACCTTGTTTACTGTTGGAATAGAAATTGTGGGAACCAAGATATCGGTATATTTTTTATGGACATCTTTTAACACTAATTTTTTTCGGTGGTATAAGTTTTATCAACATTTTTTATTGATAAAATTTGTCAAAAATATCATAATTGTCACTTTAATGTATTTTTAAAGTTTATAGTTATAATtaaatttatgaagaaaaaaatcTATTGAAACTTTAatcatttttaaatatttatCACCAAGTATTAAAAATATGTCAAACGACAAAATAGTGAATAATGTCAAATTAAAATTATCATATTatgtttataaaaaaaaatttaaagtaaTACAAATCCTTAAAAATTACAATTTTATCCAATCTTATCTAATAGATTTTTAATTTACTCCatcaaaaataaattttttatcTTCATCTTGTCCATATTTATTAGTATTCAAATTAGGATAATTCATTTGGTGAGGGGCATCGGGAGTATATAAAACTCGTTCGAAAAAAATGTAGATTTTTATAAAATCAATCGAGATTGAAAAGTTTAATAAATGAATGTTGATCGACAGTTGAGTTAGATAATAAAATTTAGAGTACCAGATTGTCTAATAACATAGGTGAGTATAAAAGAGAGATGTCGAATATGACACATATGAGTATATAACAAGTATGTTGGATATAACGAGTTTAAGACCTTGTATAGAAAATTAATAGATTGGATATAACAAGTATGTTGGATATAACGAGTTTAAGACCTTGTATAGAAAATTAATAGATTGGATATAACAAGTAtgttttatttttcaaaaaaactGATCACAAGAAGGATTTTTCCAAGAGGGGGAAAGAGAGATTATGTGTATATTGTATTTGTCTTGGATGAGGTGGTTGTGAAAGTGTTGATGCATTGGTGGTGACATGTTTATATACTCAAAATAATTGAGTTATGGACTCATGATGATCTTATCACAAGTCCACAAGAAAAGTTTAATATTTTAAGATTATAGAGCTAAAAGCAGTGGAGTCGTTCGACTCAGTGACAATAAGGCTTGCAAAATTCATGTTATTGACATGGTTTGGCTAAAATGTTTGATAAGCTTGAATTCCTTCTACACCATGTGAGATATGTTCTCGAGTTTAAGTGAAATTTGCTGCACATAAGCATCGTTGATGATCTAGGCTATTGTACTAGAGTTGAATATGGGATGTTGAAATTTTTGCATGCTGCATGGTGTAACACCTCAAGTTTTTCATACTGTAACTTTCATATATAAATTAATAACTattatttttaaatgattttgtATGCTTGTGTGTGGCGGTTTTTGTTATAACACTTTCGTTTGCATTTGATTAATGATAAGTGTGTCAATTATTATACTATAATTACTTCTACTATTAACTTAATCTAAATATGTATTTCATAAATGCTTCTTCCATGAATAAATTATCTTATGTAAATATTTATTATAACATGATTTTTTCCGTGTTTATCATAATTTGGTGgttaattaaaaatattattttatttactCTTTTTTAATCACTCTCTagaataataattattttaaagTGTGTATTTTGAAGAATATTGTTTTATATATAACGAAAAATGAATAAAGCAAATGAGTGTATGCAGTAGTGATTTGATTTAGAGCTAAAAAAGaaattaatcaatttaaaagtGTTTATTTGAGCATGGACCAAATTGAAACAATCAAAAgaaaattaagaaaaaaatattAACAAACCTTAAAAAGACAATAATACGACATTTGTGCTACAATGTCTTATGGAAGAGAATGCGGTGCGGCAACAAAAGATAATGTGGAAAATCAATCTCAGATGTCAAACCATTTTTAAAATGTTTTCTCTGTTTCATCCCAAATTTCATTAAGATATTTTTATTATCAGTAAAgttttatatatttatttaaactttatttattttactaCCTCTTTAAACACGATATTTACTTCTCGTTATGAACTTAACAATTTTCATTTGT encodes:
- the LOC127127014 gene encoding provicilin-like, translating into MAATPIKPLMLLAIAFLASVCVSSRSDQENPFIFKSNRFQTLYENENGHIRLLQKFDKRSKIFENLQNYRLLEYKSKPRTLFLPQYTDADFILVVLSGKATLTVLKSNDRNSFNLERGDTIKLPAGTIAYLANRDDNEDLRVLDLAIPVNKPGQLQSFLLSGTQNQPSLLSGFSKNILEAAFNTNYEEIEKVLLEQQEQEPQHRSLKDRRQEINEENVIVKVSREQIEELSKNAKSSSKKSVSSESGPFNLRSRNPIYSNKFGKFFEITPEKNQQLQDLDIFVNSVDIKEGSLLLPNYNSRAIVIVTVTEGKGDFELVGQRNENQGKENDKEEEQEEETSKQVQLYRAKLSPGDVFVIPAGHPVAINASSDLNLIGFGINAENNERNFLAGEEDNVISQVERPVKELAFPGSSHEVDRLLKNQKQSYFANAQPLQRE